A stretch of Rhodospirillales bacterium DNA encodes these proteins:
- a CDS encoding penicillin-binding protein 1A, with protein MSDEPEGKPRKKKRRWVLRILLVLIVVGMLGAIAVSGAVVYAFKHYGQGLPDHRVLLDYEPPVATRVYAGDGSLMAEFAIENRVFVPVEAIPDVAKNAFIAAEDQNFYQHFGIDPEGVLRAAITNIITVVRGDNRRLQGASTITQQAAKNFFLTNEVSYERKIKEAVLAFRIEEALSKDRILELYLNEIYLGFNSYGVAAAALNYFNKPLTELTLEEAAYLATLPKAPNNYHPIRKTDAAIERRNWVISRMVEEGYASLDEGLAAQTLPLGVDLSGSRAPLLAAYASEEIRRDIAERYGTDALYEGGLYVRSTIDPALQDAARRALRLGLSAYDRRHGWRGPVSAIELDGSWSETLGDVVVPDDLMPWRLAAVLGMNDAAVVIGFDDGTNGIILLEDMTWARAQLEDGGLGPSVSRPSDVLTIGDVILVEALSEDAERDVPEGAPIYALRQFPEASGGLVAMDPHTGRILAMEGGFSFDDSEFNRATQAMRQPGSAFKPFVYMAALDHGFTPATLIEDAPFVFDPGKGQEIWKPANYSHEFYGPTPLRVGIEKSRNLMTVRLANIVGPQVVADYAYDFGIIPADLSFYLPMALGAAETTLLQMTAGYAMIVNGGKRVEPAIVERIQDRDGNTIWRRDERLCENCLSDEWADDLDVPQLPDLREQVVSPQTAYQIAHIMEGVIERGTGVRLRELGRPLAGKTGTTNENRDAWFMGFSPDLAVGVYVGFDQPASLGNHETGASVAIPVWKAFIGEALANEPVVPFRIPPDIRLVRIDADRGLLPGVVTERIITEAFRLGTEPTEVADSVVISSEDVIDGFDPSISGVY; from the coding sequence TTGTCCGACGAACCCGAGGGCAAGCCCAGAAAGAAGAAGCGGCGCTGGGTCCTGCGCATCCTGCTCGTCCTGATCGTGGTCGGAATGCTCGGTGCGATCGCGGTGAGCGGCGCCGTTGTCTACGCCTTCAAGCACTATGGCCAAGGCCTGCCCGACCATCGCGTCCTGCTCGATTACGAGCCGCCGGTCGCGACCCGTGTCTACGCGGGCGACGGCAGCCTGATGGCGGAGTTCGCGATCGAGAACCGCGTCTTCGTTCCGGTCGAGGCCATTCCGGATGTGGCCAAGAACGCCTTCATCGCGGCCGAGGACCAGAACTTCTACCAACACTTCGGCATTGATCCTGAGGGTGTGCTGCGCGCCGCCATCACAAACATCATCACGGTGGTCCGGGGCGACAACCGTCGTCTTCAAGGCGCCTCGACGATCACCCAGCAGGCCGCCAAGAACTTCTTCCTGACCAACGAGGTTTCCTACGAGCGCAAGATCAAGGAAGCCGTACTTGCCTTCAGGATTGAGGAGGCGCTGAGCAAGGACCGAATCCTCGAACTCTACCTCAACGAGATCTACCTGGGCTTCAACTCCTATGGCGTGGCGGCAGCGGCGCTGAACTACTTCAACAAGCCGCTGACCGAGCTGACCCTAGAGGAAGCGGCTTATCTCGCGACTCTGCCCAAGGCACCCAACAATTATCATCCGATCCGCAAGACTGACGCTGCGATCGAACGGCGCAACTGGGTGATCAGCCGCATGGTCGAAGAGGGCTACGCTTCGCTCGACGAAGGACTGGCCGCGCAGACCCTCCCGCTGGGAGTCGACCTCTCGGGCTCCCGCGCGCCGCTGCTCGCGGCCTATGCCTCTGAAGAGATCCGCCGTGACATCGCCGAGCGCTATGGCACCGACGCGCTTTACGAAGGAGGTCTCTATGTCCGCTCGACCATCGATCCCGCCCTGCAGGATGCTGCCCGGCGCGCCTTGCGGCTGGGCCTCAGCGCCTACGACCGTCGACACGGCTGGCGCGGCCCGGTCTCGGCCATCGAACTCGACGGCTCATGGTCCGAGACGCTGGGCGACGTCGTCGTCCCCGACGACTTGATGCCGTGGCGCCTGGCCGCGGTGCTAGGCATGAACGACGCCGCCGTTGTCATCGGCTTCGATGACGGCACCAACGGCATTATCCTGCTTGAGGACATGACATGGGCCCGCGCGCAGCTTGAGGACGGCGGTCTCGGACCTTCGGTCTCGCGTCCCTCGGACGTGCTGACGATCGGCGATGTGATCCTCGTGGAGGCCCTGTCGGAGGACGCCGAGCGCGACGTGCCCGAAGGTGCGCCGATCTACGCCCTGCGGCAGTTCCCGGAGGCCTCGGGCGGACTGGTAGCGATGGATCCGCACACCGGCCGTATCCTCGCCATGGAGGGCGGTTTCAGTTTCGACGACAGCGAGTTCAACCGCGCAACCCAGGCGATGCGCCAGCCCGGTTCGGCCTTCAAACCGTTCGTCTACATGGCCGCACTCGATCACGGCTTTACACCGGCCACGCTGATCGAGGATGCGCCCTTCGTGTTCGATCCGGGCAAGGGCCAAGAGATCTGGAAGCCGGCCAACTACAGCCACGAGTTCTACGGTCCGACGCCGCTCCGGGTGGGGATCGAGAAATCGCGCAACCTGATGACCGTGCGCTTGGCCAACATTGTCGGCCCGCAGGTGGTGGCCGACTATGCCTACGATTTCGGCATCATCCCAGCCGATCTGTCGTTCTATCTGCCCATGGCGCTGGGTGCTGCCGAGACCACGCTGCTCCAGATGACTGCGGGCTACGCGATGATCGTCAACGGTGGCAAACGTGTGGAACCTGCGATCGTCGAGCGCATCCAGGATCGCGACGGCAACACGATCTGGCGGCGCGACGAACGGCTCTGCGAGAATTGCCTGAGCGACGAGTGGGCTGACGATCTGGACGTGCCGCAACTGCCCGATCTGCGCGAGCAGGTCGTATCGCCGCAGACTGCGTATCAGATCGCCCACATCATGGAAGGTGTCATTGAGCGAGGCACCGGTGTCCGGCTGCGCGAGCTTGGCCGGCCTCTGGCCGGCAAGACCGGCACCACGAACGAAAACCGTGATGCTTGGTTCATGGGCTTTTCGCCCGATCTGGCCGTGGGCGTTTATGTCGGCTTCGACCAGCCGGCTTCCCTGGGCAACCACGAGACCGGTGCGTCGGTCGCGATTCCCGTCTGGAAAGCCTTCATCGGCGAAGCGCTGGCGAACGAACCCGTCGTGCCGTTCCGTATTCCGCCCGACATCCGCCTTGTGCGGATCGATGCTGATCGTGGCCTGCTGCCGGGTGTGGTGACCGAGCGGATCATCACCGAGGCGTTCCGGCTCGGCACCGAACCAACCGAAGTGGCCGACAGTGTGGTGATCTCGTCCGAGGACGTGATCGACGGATTCGACCCCTCCATTTCCGGGGTCTATTGA
- the prfB gene encoding peptide chain release factor 2 (programmed frameshift), translating into MRADIADLKQTIESGLLLVRRHLDWDNAVTRLDEVEHLAQDPELWSDPEKAQVLMRERTRLSGAIDGVRDLEAELSDSIEIAELAELEGEDELITEAVATLQKLAARVENLRVESLLSGEADGNDCYLEVHAGAGGTESQDWAQMLLRMYTRWADARGFKIEGLDESPGEEAGIKSAAIKISGLNAYGWTKTESGVHRLVRISPFDSQARRHTSFASVSVSPVVDDSIEVDVEDKDVRVDTYRASGAGGQHVNKTDSAIRLTHMPTGVVVQCQNNRSQHRNRAEAWAMLKSRLYERELRMREEQAAAENAEKSDIGWGHQIRSYVLQPYRMVKDLRTEMEISNTDAVLDGDLDDFISAALAHRIGIDENMAEAS; encoded by the exons ATGCGCGCCGACATTGCCGATCTGAAGCAGACCATCGAGTCAGGCCTCCTCCTGGTCCGGAGGCATCTT GACTGGGATAACGCGGTAACCCGGCTCGACGAGGTCGAGCATCTCGCCCAGGACCCTGAACTCTGGAGCGATCCGGAGAAAGCTCAGGTCCTGATGCGCGAGCGTACCCGCCTTTCGGGCGCGATCGATGGCGTGCGCGACCTTGAGGCCGAACTCTCCGACAGCATCGAGATCGCTGAACTCGCCGAACTCGAAGGTGAAGACGAGTTGATCACCGAGGCCGTCGCGACGTTGCAGAAGCTCGCCGCCAGGGTCGAGAATCTCCGTGTCGAAAGCCTGCTGTCGGGCGAGGCTGACGGCAACGACTGCTATCTCGAGGTCCATGCCGGCGCCGGCGGCACCGAGAGCCAGGACTGGGCCCAGATGCTGCTCAGGATGTACACGCGCTGGGCAGACGCCCGCGGCTTCAAGATCGAGGGGCTGGACGAGAGCCCGGGTGAAGAAGCGGGCATCAAGTCGGCTGCGATCAAGATCAGCGGGCTAAATGCTTATGGCTGGACCAAGACCGAGTCGGGCGTTCATCGGCTGGTGCGAATCTCGCCCTTTGATTCCCAGGCTCGGCGGCACACGAGTTTCGCCAGTGTCAGCGTCTCGCCCGTGGTCGACGACTCGATCGAGGTCGATGTCGAGGACAAGGATGTGCGCGTCGATACCTATCGGGCGTCGGGTGCGGGCGGTCAGCACGTCAACAAGACCGACAGCGCAATCCGACTGACGCATATGCCGACGGGCGTCGTGGTGCAGTGCCAGAACAACCGCTCCCAGCACCGCAACCGAGCCGAGGCGTGGGCGATGCTGAAGTCCCGGCTCTACGAGCGGGAGCTCCGGATGCGCGAGGAACAGGCGGCAGCCGAGAACGCCGAGAAGAGCGACATCGGTTGGGGGCACCAGATCCGGTCCTATGTCCTGCAGCCCTACCGGATGGTGAAAGACCTGCGCACGGAGATGGAGATCTCGAACACCGATGCAGTGCTCGACGGTGACCTTGATGACTTCATCAGCGCCGCGCTCGCCCACCGGATCGGCATCGACGAGAATATGGCCGAAGCCTCGTGA
- a CDS encoding transcriptional regulator — MPIERRDSQKQILYLLKTKGSMTAQSLADRLEITAMGARQHLKKLSDDGLVAHHDERSGVGRPARHWSLTTRGNDRFPDSHAQLTVSLLESVRKVFGTKGLDRLIDSRTREQVKLYQEHVGDKKTLKKRVEELAVQRSAEGYMSDWFKDDDGAYVLVENHCPVCAAAQFCQGLCRSELELFREVLGDDVEVERTDHLLAGARRCAYRIVPFPEVK; from the coding sequence ATGCCCATCGAACGCCGCGACTCGCAAAAGCAGATCCTTTACCTGCTGAAGACCAAGGGGTCGATGACCGCGCAGTCGCTCGCCGACCGGCTGGAGATCACGGCGATGGGCGCACGCCAGCATCTCAAGAAGCTGTCGGATGACGGTCTCGTCGCCCACCACGACGAACGCTCCGGCGTCGGTCGGCCAGCGCGCCATTGGTCGCTGACGACACGTGGCAACGACCGCTTCCCGGACAGCCATGCACAGCTCACGGTGTCGCTGCTGGAAAGCGTGCGCAAGGTATTCGGCACCAAGGGGCTCGATCGTCTGATCGATTCCAGGACCCGGGAACAGGTCAAGCTCTACCAGGAGCATGTCGGCGACAAGAAGACGCTCAAGAAGCGGGTTGAGGAGCTTGCCGTACAGCGCAGCGCCGAAGGTTACATGTCCGACTGGTTCAAGGACGATGATGGCGCCTATGTGTTGGTCGAGAACCATTGCCCGGTGTGTGCCGCCGCCCAGTTCTGCCAAGGCCTGTGTCGATCCGAGCTCGAGCTGTTCCGCGAGGTTCTCGGCGACGATGTCGAGGTTGAGCGCACCGACCACCTGCTCGCCGGTGCGCGTCGCTGTGCCTACCGGATCGTCCCGTTTCCGGAAGTAAAATAG
- the bcp gene encoding thioredoxin-dependent thiol peroxidase: MSGPQPGDDASDFEAPTDGGGSLSLSSLKGKNVVLYFYPKDDTPGCTKEACCFRDNMADLADAGTVVVGVSKDSVKRHDNFKAKYELNFQLVSDEDGSICEAYGVWVEKKNYGRTYMGIERATFLISADGKIAEVWRKVRVNGHVDAVTKAAKALG, from the coding sequence ATGAGCGGACCGCAGCCCGGAGACGATGCATCCGATTTCGAGGCCCCGACGGACGGCGGGGGATCCCTGTCGCTCTCGTCACTGAAGGGCAAAAACGTGGTGCTCTACTTCTACCCGAAGGACGATACCCCGGGATGCACCAAGGAGGCCTGCTGCTTCCGCGACAACATGGCCGACCTCGCCGATGCCGGCACCGTGGTCGTCGGTGTTTCCAAGGACAGCGTGAAACGCCACGACAACTTCAAGGCCAAGTACGAGCTCAACTTCCAGCTCGTTTCGGACGAGGATGGTTCGATCTGCGAGGCCTATGGCGTCTGGGTTGAGAAGAAGAACTACGGCCGGACCTACATGGGTATCGAACGAGCGACCTTCCTGATCAGCGCGGACGGCAAAATCGCCGAAGTTTGGCGCAAGGTCAGGGTCAACGGCCATGTGGATGCTGTGACCAAAGCGGCCAAGGCCCTGGGTTGA
- a CDS encoding bifunctional [glutamine synthetase] adenylyltransferase/[glutamine synthetase]-adenylyl-L-tyrosine phosphorylase, whose product MAPQQPDLAMSFTTLASIDRLPVPHDPERAELWRERWLTSADDPISHDLVTDATGSALLDAVFGNSRFLSQSLVRHPDVAARWSTAGPEACLEKACGDLMEPSSERELMSRLRHARAQVAVAIALSDIAGLWSWRETTAALSRFAETACRAALAHGLRKAQSSGRLGDLNEADPGATSGFIVLGLGKLGGRELNYSSDIDLIVLWDDERFPCIGKNGVQATTVRITRQLVKLLEERTADGHVLRTDLRLRPDPAATPLAISVDAAELYYESLGQNWERAALIKARPIAGDVAAADRFLERLRPFIWRRHLDFAAIQDIHSIKRQIHAHKGGAEVTVPGHNVKLGRGGIREIEFFAQTQQLIFGGRQPELRTRATCDTLDALADAGRIDRSTATDLQDAYSQLRRVEHRLQMIDDAQTHSLPSDEEGLDHIAAFLGHGDRDEMSESLLAVFRRVESRYADLFEDAAPLSGEGGAGNLVFTGNEDDPETLETLSGMGFADAPSIAAVIRGWHHGRVRAMRSARAREILTELMPRLLGAFAATTNPDAALMRFQEFLDRLPAGVQLFSLFQSEDDLLDLVAEIMGTAPRLAEHLAHQPTLLDHVLSKDFFDILPDVDDLESSLSAALDWVDHDEALLDQIRYWMHDREFQLGVQLLRGLITADQVSFGLTDLTDAVLRQTIPRVAAAFAEQHGVVRGGDLAVIAFGKYGAQELNFGSDLDIVFVYDYGMTADASDGKRPLAASQYYIRLCQRIITALTSLSNAGRLFEIDMRLRPSGNAGPLASDVQGFIHYQEAEAWQWEHLALTKARVVVGGPVVTRRLGDAISDVLTRSRNPVKLADAVTDMRQRIAAEFPPFDRFDVKYVRGGLIDLDFLVQYLQLIHADQHPELLSRRVRPTLKQLATAGLVETQKSKLLIKADRTMRAVQTAIRLAMAKPTAEGDLQPPLRDLLVRVSSTDSFEDLCERLDTMQAVVKSVFDETVAAHATNEEETTQP is encoded by the coding sequence GTGGCCCCGCAACAACCCGATCTCGCCATGTCATTTACCACACTTGCCTCAATCGACCGCTTGCCGGTGCCGCACGATCCTGAACGTGCGGAACTCTGGCGCGAGCGGTGGCTGACGTCGGCCGATGACCCGATATCGCACGACTTGGTCACCGACGCCACCGGCTCAGCCCTGCTCGATGCGGTCTTCGGCAACAGCCGCTTCCTGTCGCAGAGCCTTGTCCGGCATCCCGACGTCGCCGCTCGATGGAGTACGGCAGGCCCGGAGGCATGTCTCGAAAAGGCTTGCGGCGACCTCATGGAACCTTCCAGCGAACGCGAACTGATGTCGCGGCTGCGCCATGCCCGCGCCCAAGTCGCGGTCGCGATCGCGCTGAGTGACATTGCCGGGCTCTGGTCATGGCGCGAGACGACGGCAGCACTTTCCCGGTTCGCCGAGACGGCCTGCCGCGCCGCCCTGGCGCATGGCCTTCGCAAGGCCCAGTCTTCGGGACGGCTGGGCGATCTCAACGAGGCCGATCCCGGCGCGACGAGCGGTTTCATCGTGCTCGGCCTCGGCAAGCTCGGCGGCCGCGAACTGAACTACTCGAGCGACATCGATCTCATTGTCCTGTGGGACGACGAACGATTCCCCTGCATCGGAAAGAATGGCGTGCAGGCGACTACCGTCCGTATCACACGCCAGCTGGTCAAGCTGCTGGAGGAACGCACTGCCGACGGTCATGTCCTGCGGACCGATCTCCGGCTTCGACCCGATCCCGCAGCGACGCCGCTGGCCATCTCGGTCGACGCGGCGGAACTCTACTACGAGAGCCTTGGCCAGAACTGGGAGCGTGCGGCGCTCATCAAGGCCCGCCCTATCGCAGGCGACGTCGCAGCCGCCGACCGCTTCCTGGAACGGCTGCGGCCGTTCATCTGGCGACGTCACCTGGATTTTGCCGCCATCCAGGACATTCATTCGATCAAGCGCCAGATCCACGCCCACAAGGGCGGCGCGGAGGTCACCGTTCCCGGCCATAACGTGAAGCTCGGGCGCGGTGGTATCCGTGAAATCGAGTTCTTCGCCCAGACCCAGCAGCTGATCTTCGGCGGTCGTCAGCCCGAGCTTCGAACCCGCGCGACATGCGACACGCTCGATGCCCTGGCCGATGCCGGCCGGATCGACCGCAGCACGGCGACCGACCTCCAAGACGCCTACAGCCAACTCCGCCGGGTCGAACACCGCCTGCAGATGATCGACGACGCGCAGACCCACAGCCTGCCGTCCGACGAGGAGGGCTTGGACCACATCGCGGCCTTTCTCGGACACGGCGACCGGGACGAGATGTCGGAGTCGCTTCTCGCCGTCTTTCGTCGTGTCGAATCACGCTATGCTGATCTATTCGAGGACGCTGCACCGCTATCGGGCGAAGGCGGTGCCGGTAACCTGGTCTTCACCGGCAACGAAGACGACCCCGAGACACTGGAAACGCTCTCGGGAATGGGATTCGCCGACGCACCCTCGATCGCCGCGGTCATCCGCGGCTGGCATCACGGGCGGGTCAGGGCCATGCGCAGCGCCCGGGCGCGCGAAATCCTGACCGAACTGATGCCGCGTCTGCTCGGTGCCTTTGCCGCAACGACCAACCCCGACGCCGCGCTGATGCGATTCCAGGAGTTCCTCGATCGTTTGCCCGCCGGTGTCCAACTGTTCTCCCTCTTCCAAAGCGAGGATGATCTGCTCGACCTCGTCGCGGAGATCATGGGGACCGCGCCGCGCCTGGCCGAACATCTGGCCCATCAGCCAACGCTGCTCGACCATGTGCTGAGCAAGGACTTCTTCGACATTCTCCCCGATGTCGACGATCTCGAATCATCGCTCTCGGCCGCACTCGACTGGGTCGATCACGACGAGGCCCTGCTCGACCAGATTCGCTACTGGATGCACGATAGGGAGTTCCAACTCGGCGTCCAGCTGCTTCGCGGCCTGATTACCGCGGACCAAGTCAGCTTCGGCCTGACCGACCTGACCGATGCCGTCTTGCGCCAGACGATTCCTCGCGTGGCAGCGGCCTTCGCCGAGCAGCACGGCGTAGTCCGCGGCGGCGACCTCGCCGTCATCGCGTTCGGCAAGTATGGCGCCCAGGAGCTCAACTTCGGCTCGGACCTCGACATCGTCTTTGTCTACGACTACGGCATGACGGCCGATGCGTCCGACGGCAAGCGGCCGCTCGCGGCAAGCCAGTACTACATCCGACTGTGCCAGCGGATCATTACCGCGCTGACTTCGCTGAGCAATGCAGGCCGCCTCTTCGAGATCGACATGCGGCTGCGTCCCTCCGGCAACGCGGGCCCGCTGGCGAGCGATGTGCAGGGGTTCATCCACTATCAGGAGGCCGAGGCCTGGCAATGGGAACACCTGGCACTCACCAAGGCGCGGGTGGTGGTCGGCGGGCCGGTCGTCACACGACGATTGGGCGACGCGATTTCTGATGTCCTGACGCGCAGCCGCAACCCCGTGAAGCTCGCCGACGCCGTCACCGACATGCGCCAGCGGATCGCGGCCGAGTTTCCGCCCTTCGACCGATTCGACGTGAAGTATGTCCGCGGCGGCCTGATCGATCTTGACTTCCTTGTCCAGTACCTCCAACTCATCCACGCCGATCAGCATCCCGAACTCTTGTCGCGACGCGTTCGGCCCACCCTGAAGCAGCTGGCCACCGCGGGCCTGGTGGAGACTCAGAAGTCCAAGCTGCTGATCAAGGCGGACAGAACGATGCGCGCCGTGCAGACCGCGATCCGGCTGGCGATGGCCAAACCGACGGCGGAAGGCGATCTCCAGCCGCCCTTGCGCGATCTTCTGGTCCGCGTCAGCAGCACCGACAGCTTCGAAGACCTCTGCGAGCGTTTGGATACGATGCAGGCCGTGGTAAAGTCCGTCTTCGACGAAACCGTCGCGGCCCACGCGACCAACGAAGAGGAAACGACGCAGCCATGA
- a CDS encoding AsmA-like C-terminal domain-containing protein, translated as MTRRASKFLIHLLGTLVGVVTVLLAFMAWRLAQGPIEMGSLTPFVEAAINDQELGFTIQADQAELTWDDWQEAFEIRVLGFQAFDKTGIRLLSAHEVVLEMALPPLVRGELRPKSVTLVRPQLSATRQPDGSMGLALIDTFTDPEGADAVDEGGPPPQLLDETAFGSRDLLQGVLALAEQTPFDRLVDIEVVGADLWVDDRMLGLMWNAPAAAVTLRRVDDGVELNAQLVLKTEGHTLDADVVATYNATVDETVLSSHLAAFSLAGLSDLIPQLPDLEGLDVVVDVQVEARFDGQFGLVSGSFLVDAQSGTINLPDVFEEPFDIGPSHVSGYIRPGFSGLELTEVDLDLGIEKVHGRVVIGGLDLESEIEARVDLAGLAVNDLSRYWPVRLAVPARTWVLRSISDGTINQASIAFRAGIDQLTEGHPPLSNLVIDIDVSDATVHYLPTMPAILGVSGHVAIIDNTLHIDTGGGRVEGLSLSRGTVTMDSLDGQEGMLIGVELSGSIQDALVMASHEPFTLAYGVGIDPSLIDGTFAGSMEIVLPRLAGLTADQVIYRVAAEVQDVALTKELRDYRLDSDNVFLLLDSTQVLLEGDVRLNGVPFQARYRHDLTPEAEILRVVSLEGRVEDEGRAALGLVDPIDMSGPVDIVLDMAQTSDETMTWNVVADLAPVTALFPLIGIDKAAGEPGRATVRLVDDGGAVLFVEQVDLGVGTTVVEGSGLLRATDLSLAQLDLSRFAFGRNDFSGAVSVREDGFFDVTLAGGEVDLEPMMDQIAASSSPKLPPFQIRGRLDRIWITDNDAVGAVHVEGVHLADDWESLAITGVIADGSPMSVNIWRFSETERRFEYSADNAGDAIRTFGLFDNVDGGALQVSARIDDGDPKRPVNGVIRLDGFVLKEAPILAQIASLASLTAIGNALTGNGLEFDSALIPFRKVGDIVTVQDGRVFGTGLGLTIAGDVDLGANLLDLNGTIVPAYLINTAVSEIPIIGDLLTGEEEGGGIFAFTFDVDGPRESPEIKVDPLSVLAPGILRNMFTAPTDEEVEQLVQGVNKPEGGR; from the coding sequence GTGACACGACGCGCCTCGAAGTTTCTGATCCATCTGCTTGGCACGCTGGTCGGTGTCGTCACGGTCTTGCTTGCGTTCATGGCCTGGCGGCTTGCCCAGGGGCCGATCGAGATGGGCAGTCTGACTCCGTTCGTGGAGGCGGCGATCAACGACCAAGAGCTCGGATTCACGATCCAGGCCGACCAGGCGGAGCTGACTTGGGACGACTGGCAGGAGGCGTTCGAGATTCGCGTCCTCGGTTTCCAGGCGTTCGACAAAACCGGAATCCGTCTGCTCTCGGCCCATGAGGTTGTCCTTGAGATGGCCTTACCACCTTTGGTACGCGGAGAGCTGAGGCCCAAGAGTGTCACGCTTGTCCGTCCTCAGCTTTCGGCGACACGGCAGCCGGACGGTTCCATGGGCCTTGCCCTGATCGACACGTTTACTGATCCGGAGGGCGCCGATGCCGTCGACGAAGGCGGGCCGCCCCCGCAGTTGCTCGACGAGACGGCTTTCGGCAGTCGCGATCTGCTCCAGGGGGTCCTGGCTCTGGCCGAGCAGACGCCGTTTGATCGCTTGGTCGATATCGAGGTCGTCGGCGCGGACCTCTGGGTCGACGACCGCATGCTGGGGCTCATGTGGAACGCACCGGCGGCGGCCGTCACGCTGCGCCGGGTCGACGATGGGGTCGAACTCAATGCCCAGCTCGTGCTCAAGACCGAAGGACATACGCTCGATGCCGACGTTGTGGCGACCTACAACGCGACCGTTGACGAGACCGTCTTGTCCTCGCATCTCGCCGCGTTCTCGCTGGCCGGCCTTTCCGATCTCATCCCGCAGCTTCCGGATCTGGAGGGGCTGGACGTTGTCGTGGACGTGCAGGTGGAGGCGCGGTTTGACGGCCAGTTCGGCCTAGTATCGGGCAGCTTCCTAGTCGACGCTCAGAGCGGCACGATCAATCTGCCGGACGTCTTCGAAGAGCCGTTCGATATCGGTCCGTCCCATGTCAGTGGATACATTCGGCCGGGTTTCTCGGGTCTGGAGCTGACAGAGGTCGATCTTGATCTCGGCATCGAGAAGGTCCACGGCCGGGTCGTGATCGGCGGCCTTGATCTCGAATCGGAGATTGAAGCGCGCGTCGATCTCGCTGGCCTCGCGGTCAACGATCTGTCGCGCTACTGGCCGGTCAGACTTGCCGTCCCCGCACGAACCTGGGTCTTGAGGAGCATCTCCGACGGAACGATAAATCAGGCGTCCATCGCGTTTCGGGCCGGTATCGACCAGTTGACCGAGGGACACCCGCCGCTCTCGAATCTCGTGATCGATATCGATGTCAGCGACGCCACGGTCCATTACCTCCCCACCATGCCTGCCATCCTCGGTGTCAGCGGCCATGTCGCGATCATCGACAACACGCTGCACATTGATACCGGCGGCGGTCGCGTCGAGGGCCTGTCTTTATCACGCGGCACCGTCACGATGGACAGTCTCGACGGCCAGGAGGGCATGCTGATCGGCGTCGAACTCTCCGGCAGCATCCAGGATGCGCTCGTGATGGCGAGCCATGAACCGTTCACGCTGGCCTATGGTGTCGGCATTGATCCCTCACTGATCGACGGCACCTTCGCCGGCAGTATGGAGATCGTGTTGCCGCGTCTGGCCGGCCTAACGGCCGACCAGGTCATCTATCGGGTTGCAGCCGAGGTTCAGGATGTTGCCCTGACCAAGGAATTGCGTGATTACCGCCTGGATAGCGACAACGTCTTCCTGCTGCTTGATTCGACCCAGGTGCTGCTCGAGGGCGATGTCAGGCTGAACGGTGTGCCATTTCAGGCCCGTTACCGCCACGATCTGACGCCTGAGGCCGAGATCCTCCGGGTCGTCAGCCTTGAGGGACGGGTCGAGGACGAGGGCCGCGCAGCGCTTGGCCTGGTGGACCCGATCGACATGAGCGGTCCCGTCGACATCGTGCTCGACATGGCCCAGACATCGGATGAGACGATGACTTGGAACGTGGTTGCCGATCTTGCACCGGTCACCGCACTGTTTCCTCTGATCGGGATCGACAAGGCGGCCGGTGAACCGGGTCGTGCGACCGTGCGACTGGTGGACGACGGCGGCGCGGTGCTGTTCGTCGAGCAGGTCGACCTGGGTGTAGGCACGACGGTCGTGGAAGGCTCCGGCTTGCTGCGCGCGACCGACCTCAGCCTCGCACAGCTCGATCTCTCGCGTTTCGCGTTCGGCCGGAACGACTTCTCCGGCGCGGTCTCAGTGCGCGAGGACGGGTTCTTTGACGTCACCTTGGCCGGTGGCGAGGTCGATCTCGAACCGATGATGGACCAGATCGCGGCGTCGTCGAGTCCGAAGCTGCCACCCTTCCAGATTCGCGGTCGGCTCGACCGAATCTGGATTACCGACAACGATGCGGTCGGGGCCGTTCACGTCGAGGGTGTTCATCTCGCGGACGACTGGGAGTCGCTTGCCATCACAGGTGTGATCGCCGACGGCTCGCCGATGTCGGTCAATATCTGGCGCTTCTCGGAGACCGAGCGACGGTTCGAATACAGCGCCGACAATGCGGGTGACGCCATCCGCACGTTCGGCCTGTTCGACAACGTCGACGGCGGTGCCTTGCAGGTGAGCGCTAGAATCGACGACGGCGATCCGAAGCGGCCTGTCAATGGTGTGATCCGGCTCGATGGTTTCGTCCTGAAGGAGGCGCCGATCCTTGCCCAGATCGCCTCGCTGGCGTCGCTCACGGCGATCGGCAATGCGTTGACCGGAAATGGGCTCGAATTCGATAGCGCCCTGATACCGTTCCGCAAGGTTGGCGACATTGTGACGGTTCAGGATGGGCGCGTGTTCGGCACCGGGCTCGGTCTGACAATCGCCGGTGACGTCGACCTCGGCGCCAACCTGCTCGATCTCAACGGCACCATTGTGCCGGCCTATCTGATCAATACGGCGGTCAGCGAGATTCCGATCATCGGTGACCTGCTGACCGGCGAAGAGGAGGGCGGCGGTATTTTCGCTTTCACCTTCGACGTCGACGGTCCGCGCGAAAGCCCGGAGATCAAGGTCGATCCGTTGTCGGTGCTGGCACCCGGCATCCTGCGCAACATGTTCACCGCGCCGACCGACGAAGAGGTCGAGCAACTCGTGCAGGGCGTGAACAAGCCCGAAGGTGGCCGCTGA